From Streptomyces sp. NBC_00690, a single genomic window includes:
- a CDS encoding IclR family transcriptional regulator encodes MSRALGVLHCFRDNGTPLSASDIARRTALSVSTAHRLARTLVAAGFLEQDAHTARYRLGPAVTELGQLSYHQRGLHLTVPELADLAARTGATADLALRDGVHALILVGGSVHHNTGIGLRRPLHSTALGKVLLAWPGDGPDPVDALPGLVAFTDRTIVDPEALRTELDRVRERGHAVNDGESALGVRTVAVPVFDHTERARFALALRATPAVLTDDRLSWFADQARACAAALEVLLLPPTERRAATRP; translated from the coding sequence GTGAGCCGGGCGCTCGGCGTCCTGCACTGTTTCCGCGACAACGGCACTCCCCTGAGCGCCTCGGACATCGCGCGCCGCACCGCACTGTCGGTCTCAACGGCCCACCGGCTGGCGCGGACCCTGGTGGCGGCCGGATTCCTCGAACAGGACGCCCACACCGCCCGCTACCGACTGGGCCCCGCCGTCACCGAACTCGGCCAACTCTCCTACCACCAACGCGGACTGCACCTCACCGTCCCGGAACTCGCCGACCTCGCGGCCCGCACCGGGGCCACCGCCGACCTCGCCCTGCGGGACGGTGTCCATGCGCTGATCCTGGTCGGCGGTTCGGTACATCACAACACCGGCATCGGCCTGCGCCGGCCGCTGCACTCCACCGCCCTCGGCAAGGTTCTCCTCGCCTGGCCGGGCGACGGTCCTGACCCGGTCGATGCACTCCCGGGACTGGTCGCCTTCACCGACCGCACCATCGTCGACCCGGAAGCGCTGCGCACCGAACTCGACAGGGTGCGCGAGCGGGGCCACGCCGTCAACGACGGCGAATCGGCGCTCGGTGTCCGTACGGTGGCGGTGCCCGTGTTCGACCACACCGAACGGGCCCGATTCGCCCTCGCCCTACGCGCGACACCGGCTGTGCTCACGGACGATCGCCTGTCCTGGTTCGCCGACCAGGCACGGGCCTGCGCCGCCGCGCTGGAGGTCCTGCTCCTGCCACCGACCGAACGCCGCGCCGCCACCCGGCCATAA
- a CDS encoding glycosyl hydrolase family 18 protein: MGTRLAHGPRSRTAAILTGLAVLLGLLTALTSPAQADDSNHPGAPTVIAVTDTTVTVSWTAPTGPIDVVHYQALKNESVVGTTTGTTFTYTGLVPSRRYALSAVAVASNGGRWASNAITVTTTGTTPSMPAKPVVMGVFTEKGSHERGFHAKELVTGGSAAKLTHLTYAYGTVTNGQCGIGDHNAALNRSFTAGNSVSGQADTANQPLRGYLNQLRELKARYPNLKLLWSFGGPEQTGSWTGARQNPAAFAASCAQLLNDPRWAGLFDGLDLAMEFPICPSKGTCDLGAAAAVTPLTRELRSALGSSKLLTVTLGRKAGKSTYGRADLPGAAAHIDWYNVKAFDYYHPHDTLWSHATAPQAPLVNWEVYDEGRHVSHDIWNLTERGIHPNKVVLGIPTHAWGWKGITSRPWPNEYNATGPANGASGPGLDDYRAIKPRCAPTGELGKGAIAVCGTEFWTYDTPATITHKAAYMKQNGMGGAFLSNLRGDTAGGELLTAVTSALTP, translated from the coding sequence ATGGGAACTCGCCTCGCACACGGTCCGAGATCTCGGACCGCCGCGATATTGACGGGACTTGCGGTCCTACTGGGCTTGCTGACGGCGCTGACGAGCCCGGCACAGGCCGACGACAGCAACCATCCGGGAGCCCCCACCGTCATCGCGGTCACGGACACCACGGTCACCGTGAGCTGGACCGCGCCCACCGGGCCCATAGACGTCGTCCACTACCAGGCTCTGAAGAACGAGTCGGTCGTCGGGACCACGACCGGTACCACCTTCACGTACACCGGTCTCGTCCCCAGCAGGCGATATGCGCTCTCAGCGGTCGCAGTGGCCAGCAACGGGGGCCGCTGGGCCAGCAACGCCATCACGGTCACCACGACGGGCACCACACCGTCGATGCCGGCGAAGCCGGTCGTGATGGGTGTCTTCACCGAGAAGGGCAGTCACGAACGCGGCTTCCACGCCAAGGAACTCGTTACGGGCGGCTCCGCGGCCAAGCTCACCCACCTCACTTACGCCTATGGCACGGTCACCAACGGCCAGTGCGGCATCGGGGATCACAACGCCGCCCTGAACAGGTCCTTCACCGCGGGGAACAGCGTCTCCGGACAGGCCGACACCGCGAACCAGCCCCTGCGCGGCTATCTGAACCAGCTGCGCGAGCTCAAGGCCCGGTACCCGAACCTCAAGCTCCTGTGGTCCTTCGGAGGACCCGAGCAGACTGGTAGCTGGACCGGGGCGCGGCAGAACCCGGCCGCGTTCGCGGCCTCCTGCGCACAGCTCCTCAACGACCCGCGCTGGGCCGGCCTCTTCGACGGCCTCGACCTGGCCATGGAGTTCCCCATCTGCCCCAGCAAGGGCACCTGCGATCTGGGTGCCGCGGCAGCCGTGACCCCCTTGACCAGGGAGCTGCGGAGCGCGCTGGGTAGCAGCAAGCTTCTGACGGTAACTCTCGGCCGCAAGGCAGGGAAGAGCACATACGGGCGGGCGGACCTTCCCGGAGCAGCGGCGCACATCGACTGGTACAACGTGAAGGCGTTCGACTACTACCACCCCCACGACACGCTCTGGTCCCATGCGACGGCTCCCCAAGCCCCCCTGGTCAACTGGGAGGTGTATGACGAGGGTCGGCACGTCTCCCACGACATATGGAATCTGACGGAGCGGGGCATCCATCCGAACAAGGTGGTGCTCGGCATCCCCACGCACGCATGGGGTTGGAAGGGCATCACCAGTAGGCCCTGGCCGAACGAGTACAACGCGACGGGCCCGGCCAACGGCGCCTCCGGGCCGGGACTGGACGACTATCGGGCCATCAAGCCCCGGTGCGCACCCACCGGAGAGCTGGGGAAGGGCGCCATCGCGGTCTGCGGCACCGAGTTCTGGACCTACGACACACCGGCGACGATCACGCACAAGGCCGCCTACATGAAGCAGAACGGAATGGGCGGGGCCTTCCTGTCCAATCTCCGCGGTGACACCGCGGGAGGCGAACTGCTCACGGCGGTGACCTCCGCACTCACCCCGTAG
- a CDS encoding glycoside hydrolase family 18 protein gives MLRRTSAFLATALLASLVAGPANAHADDDDSPRLPGHRVGYFTAWSAYSGFTAKKVQDSGQASKLTVINYAFGNISPEGTCFAGNVADQADAWVDYQRPIDAADSVDGVADNWDQPLKGNFNQLRKLKAKNPHLKVVISLGGWGWSKYFSDVAATDAARKKFVSSCVDLYIKGNLPQLLDTPGGGAGSGAGVFDGIDIDWEHPGGDGLPDNHVRPEDGRNFTLLLAEFRRQLDAAGDRGRGRHLLTAAVANNTDVADRLELKKVARQVDFLNLMTYTMHGSWEPQGPTNHQAGLYRDPADPSGIYGYNADKVVRHYLAGGLPAHKAVLGVPFWGYGWTGVPAGAKNGLYQPATGPSPRGGGQLPYKAIKDLPGTVHTDREYGAAWKYDGTEFWTYDNPATAAQKARYAQRNGLGGVMVWSLDGDDAQGSLIAALDRGLRR, from the coding sequence ATGTTAAGACGCACCTCCGCGTTCCTGGCGACGGCTCTGCTCGCCTCGCTCGTCGCGGGCCCCGCGAACGCTCACGCCGATGACGACGACAGCCCCCGGCTGCCCGGCCACCGGGTGGGCTACTTCACCGCGTGGAGCGCCTACAGCGGCTTCACCGCCAAGAAGGTCCAGGACTCGGGCCAGGCATCGAAGCTGACCGTGATCAACTACGCCTTCGGCAACATCTCCCCCGAGGGCACCTGCTTCGCGGGCAACGTGGCCGACCAGGCCGACGCCTGGGTCGACTACCAGCGCCCGATCGACGCGGCCGACTCGGTGGACGGCGTCGCCGACAACTGGGACCAGCCGCTGAAGGGCAACTTCAACCAGCTGCGGAAGCTGAAGGCGAAGAACCCCCATCTGAAGGTCGTCATCTCGCTCGGCGGCTGGGGCTGGTCCAAGTACTTCTCGGACGTGGCCGCCACCGACGCCGCGCGCAAGAAGTTCGTGTCCTCCTGCGTCGACCTCTACATCAAGGGCAACCTGCCGCAGCTGCTGGACACACCGGGGGGCGGCGCGGGCAGCGGCGCGGGCGTCTTCGACGGCATCGACATCGACTGGGAGCACCCGGGCGGCGACGGTCTGCCGGACAACCATGTGCGCCCCGAGGACGGCCGCAACTTCACCCTGCTGCTGGCCGAGTTCCGGCGGCAGCTGGACGCGGCGGGCGACCGCGGGCGGGGACGCCACCTGCTGACGGCGGCCGTCGCCAACAACACCGACGTCGCGGACCGGCTGGAGCTGAAGAAGGTCGCCCGCCAGGTGGACTTCCTGAACCTGATGACCTACACCATGCACGGCTCCTGGGAGCCGCAGGGCCCGACCAACCACCAGGCGGGCCTCTACCGCGACCCGGCCGACCCCTCCGGCATCTACGGCTACAACGCGGACAAGGTGGTGCGGCACTACCTGGCCGGTGGCCTGCCGGCCCACAAGGCGGTGCTCGGGGTGCCATTCTGGGGCTACGGCTGGACGGGAGTCCCCGCCGGGGCGAAGAACGGCCTCTACCAGCCCGCCACGGGCCCGTCCCCGCGCGGCGGCGGCCAGCTACCCTACAAGGCCATCAAGGACCTGCCGGGCACCGTGCACACCGACCGCGAGTACGGCGCGGCCTGGAAGTACGACGGCACCGAGTTCTGGACGTACGACAACCCGGCCACCGCCGCCCAGAAGGCCCGCTACGCCCAGCGGAACGGTCTTGGCGGCGTGATGGTCTGGTCGCTGGACGGCGATGACGCCCAGGGCTCGCTGATCGCTGCGCTGGACCGCGGGCTGCGGCGCTGA
- a CDS encoding SpoIIE family protein phosphatase, translated as MAVQGSPGSEDRPPPNAPRHRSPDASGPTDPAAPSDPEAVQEPDPASRTPPRAKPGPPPEQPTSGRPTAPPAATSDAVHPTDPDPTDPDEAGPDTVDPDTAESGPAESRAIARPPTLRESVIRLLSCPDADTLLATALDVALAGIAPDAGAVFIADADGWLRLAGHRGMDTDLIERFSVVAPDSTLPLATAVREQRPVFGMAEELMVRYPDLGELLDVAMDYVVLPLMVDDRSLGGLVVRFSRASSLAAEDEQLLTMVADVFAHRLEHLLVLEVSGPLAAVPAADSATGRLSRRTRLELAMSSGNIGAFEWDIGTGTLIWDERTVKLFGIESDDFDSRLASFENAIHPDDRAAVQQAIAESMETGEYHVICRAVWPDGSHHWLEAKGKVERTENDEPGNMVGVVWDISEQREREARREARREFVLRVTSAFAAALTTQEVLAAMTGTVLPELGAHAIAIHLEHDGRLLLAGAAGYPEETMERLRLLGAEGDGPMAAALRAQHPLFFRTRKEYVQRFPAHRFRPSPGHQALVFMPLASADGTVGTCLISYSEPRAFGSDDQIIIAAVGSILAQSLARARLSDLFRHRMTELQELMMPRTLDQLTGFEIAARYLPAAEGMQVGGDWFDMMPRDDGGASFVIGDVQGHSAQAAGVMGQLRTALRAHASDGYRAEHLMARGNQTLWGLDTERFATCCIVDVAPPGSLQIVRAGHPSPLQCEPDGTVRELDVPGALPLGYAPDDRYPVFHGQLQPGATLLLYTDGLVDRPDRPYDQAVAAVSTALGQWMREARDGRADTRSDLEELAHLLVSDAFTAPGYDDVAVLLIRRLPLT; from the coding sequence GTGGCAGTGCAGGGCAGTCCCGGGAGCGAGGATCGGCCGCCACCGAACGCGCCGCGGCACCGGTCCCCCGATGCGAGCGGGCCCACTGACCCCGCGGCACCGTCGGACCCGGAAGCCGTCCAGGAGCCCGACCCGGCAAGCCGGACACCTCCCCGAGCCAAGCCCGGTCCACCACCCGAACAGCCCACGTCGGGCCGACCCACCGCACCCCCTGCCGCCACCTCGGATGCCGTCCATCCCACCGATCCCGATCCCACCGATCCCGATGAGGCCGGTCCCGATACGGTGGATCCCGATACGGCCGAGTCGGGCCCTGCGGAATCCCGTGCCATCGCCCGGCCGCCCACCCTCCGCGAAAGCGTCATCCGACTGCTGAGCTGCCCAGACGCTGACACTCTGCTCGCCACGGCTCTCGATGTGGCGCTCGCGGGCATCGCCCCGGATGCCGGGGCCGTCTTCATCGCCGATGCGGACGGCTGGCTCCGCCTCGCCGGGCACCGGGGAATGGACACGGACCTCATCGAACGGTTCTCGGTGGTCGCCCCCGACTCCACACTGCCGCTCGCCACCGCCGTACGGGAACAGCGGCCCGTCTTCGGCATGGCCGAAGAGCTCATGGTGCGGTATCCCGACCTGGGCGAGCTCCTGGACGTCGCCATGGACTACGTCGTCCTGCCGCTGATGGTCGATGACCGGTCCCTCGGGGGCCTGGTCGTACGGTTCTCCCGGGCCAGCAGTCTGGCCGCGGAGGACGAGCAACTGCTGACCATGGTCGCCGATGTGTTCGCGCACCGGCTGGAGCACCTGCTCGTACTGGAGGTGTCCGGCCCACTCGCCGCCGTGCCCGCGGCCGATTCCGCCACGGGCCGACTCAGCCGGCGAACCCGTCTGGAACTCGCCATGTCCAGCGGAAACATCGGGGCCTTCGAGTGGGACATCGGCACGGGCACTCTCATCTGGGACGAGCGCACGGTCAAATTGTTCGGCATCGAGTCGGACGATTTCGACTCGCGTCTTGCGTCCTTCGAGAACGCCATCCACCCGGACGACCGAGCAGCCGTGCAGCAGGCGATCGCGGAGAGCATGGAGACCGGGGAATACCACGTCATCTGCCGTGCGGTCTGGCCCGACGGCTCCCACCACTGGTTGGAGGCCAAGGGCAAGGTCGAGCGTACGGAGAACGATGAGCCCGGGAACATGGTCGGTGTGGTGTGGGACATCTCCGAGCAGCGGGAGCGCGAGGCCCGGAGGGAGGCCCGCAGGGAGTTCGTCCTCCGGGTGACCAGCGCCTTCGCCGCCGCACTGACCACCCAGGAGGTCCTGGCCGCCATGACGGGCACCGTCCTGCCCGAGCTGGGCGCCCATGCCATCGCCATCCACCTTGAGCACGACGGACGGCTCCTCCTCGCGGGCGCCGCCGGCTATCCCGAAGAGACCATGGAGCGGCTGCGCCTGCTCGGAGCGGAAGGCGACGGTCCGATGGCCGCGGCGCTGCGCGCGCAACACCCACTCTTCTTCCGGACGCGCAAGGAGTACGTCCAACGCTTCCCCGCCCACCGGTTCCGGCCTTCCCCCGGCCACCAGGCGCTTGTCTTCATGCCACTGGCCTCGGCGGACGGCACGGTCGGAACGTGTCTCATCTCCTACTCCGAACCGCGCGCCTTCGGTTCCGACGACCAGATCATCATTGCGGCCGTCGGCAGCATTCTCGCCCAGTCCCTGGCCCGCGCCCGGCTCTCCGACCTCTTCCGCCATCGGATGACCGAACTCCAGGAACTGATGATGCCGCGGACCCTGGACCAGCTGACGGGGTTCGAGATCGCCGCTCGCTACCTCCCCGCCGCGGAAGGCATGCAGGTCGGGGGCGACTGGTTCGACATGATGCCGCGCGATGACGGCGGCGCCTCGTTCGTCATCGGGGACGTACAGGGCCACAGTGCACAGGCCGCCGGAGTCATGGGACAGCTGCGCACCGCGCTGCGGGCACACGCCTCGGACGGATACCGAGCAGAGCATCTGATGGCACGCGGCAATCAGACCCTCTGGGGTTTGGACACAGAACGCTTCGCCACCTGCTGCATCGTCGATGTCGCCCCGCCCGGAAGCCTCCAGATCGTCCGGGCCGGCCATCCCAGCCCACTCCAGTGCGAGCCGGACGGAACCGTGCGGGAGCTGGACGTGCCCGGCGCGCTTCCCCTGGGCTACGCACCGGATGACCGGTATCCCGTCTTCCACGGCCAACTTCAACCGGGCGCCACCCTGCTGCTCTACACGGACGGTCTGGTGGACCGGCCGGATCGCCCGTACGACCAGGCGGTGGCAGCCGTGTCCACCGCCCTTGGCCAGTGGATGAGGGAGGCCAGGGACGGCAGAGCCGACACACGATCCGATCTGGAGGAACTCGCCCACCTCCTGGTGTCCGACGCGTTCACCGCCCCCGGATACGACGACGTGGCGGTACTGCTGATCCGGCGACTTCCCCTCACCTGA
- a CDS encoding putative leader peptide codes for MTVHRTLTALVPSVTPALSSRRHIDLVRVASSGCR; via the coding sequence GTGACCGTCCACCGGACCCTCACCGCCCTGGTGCCCTCGGTGACGCCTGCTCTCAGCAGCCGTCGCCACATCGACCTGGTCCGGGTCGCCAGCTCCGGCTGTCGCTGA
- a CDS encoding ABC transporter substrate-binding protein has product MTHSATPTALWFTRCPVPTATGIAADLGWLADEFAPDGIAVRSLQDAPAATARDHHYTHALDGLFREGGNVPALWARSRGEPTRLIGLTWIEERQVILVAADSAVHEPAGLRGKRLAIPRHPLPIDFWRAMALRGFDGALSTAGLSLADTVLVDVPADAHADQWSAELAALREGTVDAVYAKGATALAAAARYGARIAVELDDHPDRRTRINNGTPRPITVRESLLEERPDLVSRYLTVLVRAADWAADHTDELAGVLSRETGADAVSVAGAYRAHSHRDLHIDLSDERLDLLTQQEHALRAHGFLAAPVDVRDWAAPEPLRRAAAHGHHLATAKDPQ; this is encoded by the coding sequence ATGACACATTCCGCGACACCCACCGCCCTGTGGTTCACCCGTTGCCCCGTGCCCACCGCCACCGGAATCGCCGCCGATCTCGGCTGGCTGGCCGACGAGTTCGCGCCCGACGGGATCGCCGTTCGCTCCCTCCAGGACGCGCCCGCCGCCACCGCCCGCGACCATCACTACACCCACGCCCTGGACGGACTCTTCCGCGAGGGCGGCAACGTCCCCGCGCTGTGGGCCCGTTCACGCGGCGAACCCACCCGACTGATCGGACTCACCTGGATCGAGGAACGCCAAGTCATCCTCGTTGCCGCCGACTCCGCCGTCCATGAGCCGGCCGGACTGCGCGGCAAAAGGCTCGCCATCCCCCGACATCCGCTACCGATCGACTTCTGGCGGGCGATGGCCCTGCGCGGCTTCGACGGCGCGCTGTCCACCGCCGGCCTCTCCCTCGCGGACACCGTCCTCGTCGACGTACCCGCCGACGCCCACGCCGACCAGTGGTCCGCCGAACTCGCCGCCCTGCGCGAAGGCACCGTCGACGCTGTGTACGCCAAGGGGGCAACGGCCCTCGCGGCAGCCGCCCGGTACGGCGCACGGATCGCCGTCGAACTCGACGACCACCCCGACCGTCGCACCCGGATCAACAACGGCACCCCCCGCCCGATCACCGTCCGCGAAAGCCTGCTGGAAGAGCGGCCTGACCTGGTCTCCCGCTATCTCACCGTCCTCGTCCGAGCCGCCGACTGGGCGGCCGACCACACCGACGAGCTCGCCGGGGTACTGAGCCGGGAAACCGGTGCGGACGCCGTGAGCGTGGCCGGCGCCTACCGAGCACACAGCCATCGCGATCTGCACATCGACCTCTCCGACGAGCGCCTCGACCTGCTCACCCAACAGGAACACGCCCTGCGCGCCCACGGCTTCCTCGCCGCCCCCGTCGACGTTCGGGACTGGGCCGCACCCGAACCCCTCCGCCGGGCAGCCGCCCACGGCCACCACCTCGCCACCGCCAAGGACCCCCAGTGA
- a CDS encoding NrtA/SsuA/CpmA family ABC transporter substrate-binding protein gives MNRRTARTTAAALATTAVLLPLAACGTAEGNTTGDKKSVVIRIPDPKNSGVLALGKKDGSLDKALARVGARVEWTGSSGPFAPAAQALNADQLDIATGSITSGVTALTQKPGFKLFSAITPDGAGEGILVRKDSGINTVKDLAGRKVAVNEGGTGEYLLLKALARHGVPADKVERVYLRPDQTASVYKTGQVDAWASWAAYSVAELGSGDSRFVADGAAVGSDNYSFHAVRTGFAEQHPKVVKALYDYLRTGSVTQKAAPEKYVNVFTDRGPTAVTGAAKELQLRILREGGTVEQIGADDIKRFESVARFYLEQKVLRKPVDVKPHILDVEALG, from the coding sequence CTGAACCGCCGGACCGCGCGCACCACCGCCGCCGCTCTCGCCACCACCGCCGTCCTCCTTCCGCTCGCCGCCTGCGGTACCGCCGAAGGGAACACGACGGGCGACAAGAAGTCCGTCGTCATCCGCATCCCCGACCCCAAGAACTCGGGTGTCCTCGCACTCGGCAAGAAGGACGGCAGCCTCGACAAGGCGCTCGCCCGGGTCGGCGCGCGGGTCGAATGGACGGGCAGCAGCGGGCCGTTCGCCCCCGCCGCCCAGGCCCTCAACGCCGACCAGTTGGACATCGCCACCGGATCCATCACCTCCGGAGTCACTGCCCTCACCCAGAAACCCGGATTCAAGCTCTTCAGCGCCATCACCCCGGACGGCGCGGGCGAGGGCATCCTCGTCCGGAAGGACTCCGGCATCAACACGGTCAAGGACCTCGCCGGACGCAAGGTCGCCGTCAATGAGGGCGGCACCGGCGAGTACCTCCTCCTCAAGGCGCTCGCCCGGCACGGCGTTCCGGCCGACAAGGTCGAACGCGTCTATCTACGCCCCGACCAGACCGCCTCCGTCTACAAGACGGGCCAGGTGGACGCCTGGGCGTCCTGGGCCGCCTACTCCGTCGCGGAGCTCGGCAGCGGCGACTCCCGCTTCGTCGCCGACGGCGCCGCCGTCGGCTCGGACAACTACAGCTTCCACGCGGTGCGCACCGGCTTCGCCGAGCAGCATCCCAAGGTGGTCAAGGCCCTGTACGACTATCTCCGCACCGGCAGCGTGACCCAGAAGGCCGCCCCGGAGAAGTACGTCAACGTCTTCACCGACCGCGGGCCGACGGCCGTCACCGGTGCGGCCAAGGAGCTCCAGCTCCGCATTCTGCGCGAGGGCGGGACCGTCGAACAGATCGGGGCCGACGACATCAAGCGCTTCGAGTCCGTGGCCCGCTTCTACCTCGAACAGAAGGTGCTCAGAAAGCCGGTCGACGTCAAGCCCCACATCCTCGACGTCGAGGCCCTGGGATGA
- a CDS encoding acyl-CoA dehydrogenase family protein — protein MAGSSAPRSDTDLVERVRDLKPLIRSHAARAEQQRRVTGEVVEALTDAGILRMNVPHHYGGYQTSLRTQVDALSEVSAACGSAGYMALIQGGTAFIAALFPDEAQDEIFTSPDARVGGTLIPSSKAVPVDGGYVVNGNSPFATGCQDADWHLLTALDGTGEGPPKMLWLAIPMTDLEVLDDWNVTGLAGSGSNTVVARDVHVPARRVLPVGPLLEGTFPSQRNSADPFYGMPVMLLFCAWTAANALGLARAALTEFSERIQQRGITYTFYEHQHEAPVTHLQFAEAAMKVSSAELLTADLVKLIESKVANAEPYTTAERARIRGQCGYLARLCKEAGDLIGSASGASSLHREVPIQRIVRDLNALNLHSFVNPSANLELYGRVLSGLDAGTPFL, from the coding sequence TTGGCCGGTTCGTCAGCACCTCGTTCGGACACCGACCTCGTCGAACGCGTACGTGACCTCAAGCCGCTCATCCGCTCGCACGCCGCTCGGGCGGAACAGCAGCGGCGGGTGACGGGCGAGGTCGTCGAGGCTCTCACGGATGCCGGGATCCTTCGGATGAACGTCCCCCACCACTACGGGGGCTACCAGACCTCGCTGCGGACCCAGGTCGACGCGTTGAGCGAGGTGTCCGCCGCCTGCGGGTCGGCCGGCTATATGGCGTTGATCCAAGGGGGTACCGCATTCATCGCGGCCCTGTTCCCCGACGAGGCCCAGGACGAGATCTTCACCAGTCCCGATGCACGGGTCGGTGGCACTCTCATCCCCAGCTCGAAAGCCGTTCCGGTGGACGGCGGCTATGTCGTGAACGGAAACTCTCCCTTCGCGACCGGTTGTCAGGACGCCGACTGGCATCTGCTGACCGCGCTGGACGGCACGGGCGAAGGCCCGCCGAAGATGCTGTGGCTGGCCATCCCCATGACCGATCTTGAGGTGCTGGACGACTGGAACGTCACCGGTCTGGCCGGTAGCGGCAGCAACACCGTCGTGGCCCGGGATGTTCATGTGCCCGCCCGTCGTGTCCTGCCGGTGGGGCCGTTACTCGAAGGTACGTTTCCGTCGCAACGGAACAGCGCCGACCCTTTCTACGGGATGCCGGTGATGCTGCTGTTCTGCGCCTGGACGGCTGCGAACGCCCTCGGTCTGGCACGGGCGGCGCTGACGGAGTTCAGCGAGCGCATCCAGCAACGGGGCATCACGTACACCTTCTACGAGCACCAGCACGAAGCCCCGGTGACACATCTCCAGTTCGCTGAGGCCGCGATGAAGGTCTCATCCGCGGAACTACTCACCGCCGACCTGGTGAAACTGATCGAATCCAAGGTGGCCAATGCGGAGCCGTACACAACGGCGGAGCGGGCCCGGATCAGGGGGCAGTGCGGGTATCTGGCGCGATTGTGCAAGGAGGCCGGCGACCTCATCGGGTCCGCTTCCGGTGCCTCGTCGCTGCACCGAGAGGTGCCGATCCAGCGGATCGTGCGGGACCTGAACGCACTGAACCTGCATTCGTTCGTCAACCCCTCAGCCAATCTGGAGTTGTACGGCAGGGTGCTGTCGGGGCTCGACGCCGGGACCCCCTTCCTCTAG
- the ssuE gene encoding NADPH-dependent FMN reductase, with protein MATVLSVSGSPSAASRTAHLLRHLDRRLKDQGHEVIPLDVRTLPAEALLKADFSDPAIVAATALFDRAEGVVIGTPVYKAAYSGVLKALLDLLPQYALAGKTVLPLATGGTTTHVLAIDYALRPVLSSMGAGHIVQGWFTLDKDIVVGDDGIVTVAPGTAESLTRVVDQFSEALGGRTALLAGVGGRP; from the coding sequence ATGGCCACCGTCCTGTCCGTCTCCGGAAGTCCCTCCGCCGCCTCGCGCACCGCACATCTGCTACGTCACCTGGACCGGCGGCTCAAGGACCAGGGACACGAGGTGATCCCGTTGGACGTCCGTACCCTCCCCGCCGAGGCACTGCTCAAGGCCGACTTCAGCGACCCGGCGATCGTTGCGGCGACCGCGCTCTTCGACCGCGCGGAGGGAGTTGTCATCGGCACGCCCGTGTACAAGGCCGCCTACTCCGGGGTGCTGAAGGCCCTGCTGGACCTCCTGCCGCAGTACGCCCTGGCCGGAAAGACCGTCCTGCCGCTGGCGACCGGTGGCACCACGACACACGTCCTCGCGATCGACTACGCCCTGCGCCCGGTGCTCAGCTCCATGGGGGCCGGACACATCGTGCAGGGCTGGTTCACACTCGACAAGGACATCGTGGTGGGCGACGACGGAATCGTGACCGTCGCACCGGGCACGGCCGAGTCCCTCACGCGGGTCGTGGACCAGTTCTCCGAGGCTCTGGGCGGGCGAACGGCACTCCTGGCGGGCGTAGGTGGCCGGCCGTGA